The following are encoded together in the Synchiropus splendidus isolate RoL2022-P1 chromosome 7, RoL_Sspl_1.0, whole genome shotgun sequence genome:
- the mmp11a gene encoding stromelysin-3 isoform X2 produces the protein MWTPSAFTCVLALQLLQTALCVPARRGSRYPTAPVSDKHPDPKRRGRAPHAVLKDPGLTLNSSGSWDRPRCGVPDFPTQREVVYRHRQRRFVLYGGRLEKNDLTYRIVRFPWQMGEEKVRRVFREALKIWSDVTPLTFTEVHSGKADIRIDFTRYWHGDSLPFDGPGGILAHAFFPKTHRQGDIHFDYDESWTLGNHMGTDLLQVAAHEFGHVLGLQHSREPGAIMSAYYSFSYPLRLSDDDKRGIQYLYGTHPRVVPTPPPPPPPPSNPETNEILANVSGLFFFGRPSLPQMVDSGLPPQPDACLSDFDAASMIRGELFFFKSGYVWRIRDGRLESGYPALASRHWTGIPDNVDAAFEDKAGNIWFFQGENYWVFDAEMQVRGPESIRVLGLNVPGIQAALRWGHDPDYNIYFFRSGSYWRFSPTQNRVDSVYARSMQDWSGIPDDVDAAFRDIYGYAHFVRGHQYWKFDPVGMNSLEGYPRYIGMDFFGCRSI, from the exons ATGTGGACTCCGTCAGCCTTCACGTGCGTCTTGGCGCTGCAACTCCTGCAGACCGCGCTCTGTGTTCCGGCCCGGAGGGGCAGCAGGTACCCGACAGCACCG GTCTCTGACAAGCACCCCGACCCGAAGAGGCGAGGACGGGCTCCTCACGCAGTTCTGAAAGATCCGGGCCTGACCCTCAACAGCTCGGGATCCTGGGACCGACCTCGCTGTGGTGTCCCAGACTTCCCCACCCAGAGGGAGGTGGTTTACCGACACCGGCAGCGCCGCTTCGTGCTGTATGGTGGGCGCCTGGAGAAGAACGACCTCACCTACAG GATTGTTCGCTTCCCGTGGCAGATGGGTGAGGAGAAGGTTCGGCGGGTTTTCCGTGAAGCTCTGAAGATCTGGAGCGACGTGACTCCGCTGACCTTCACAGAGGTCCACAGCGGGAAAGCCGACATCCGGATCGACTTCACCAG GTACTGGCACGGTGACAGCCTGCCCTTTGACGGCCCGGGTGGGATCCTGGCTCACGCCTTCTTCCCCAAAACACACCGCCAGGGCGACATTCACTTCGACTACGATGAGTCCTGGACACTGGGCAACCACATGG GCACTGACCTCCTGCAGGTGGCGGCGCACGAGTTCGGGCATGTGCTGGGACTGCAGCACTCACGGGAGCCGGGCGCCATCATGTCGGCGTACTACTCCTTCTCGTACCCGCTGAGGCTGAGTGATGACGACAAGCGCGGGATCCAGTATCTGTACGGGACGCACCCCCGCGTCGTGCCCACCCCCCCTCCGCCACCACCGCCGCCATCCAATCCCGAGACCAACGAGATCCTCGCCAACGTGAGCGGCCTGTTTTTCTTTGGTCGTCCCTCCCTTCCACAGATGGTTGACTCCGGTCTGCCTCCTCAGCCGGACGCTTGCCTGTCCGATTTTGACGCCGCCTCCATGATCCGCGGCgagctcttcttcttcaagtCGGGGTACGTGTGGCGGATCCGGGACGGGCGGCTGGAGAGCGGCTACCCAGCACTGGCGTCCCGTCACTGGACGGGGATCCCTGACAACGTGGACGCTGCCTTCGAGGACAAGGCCGGGAACATCTGGTTCTTCCAGG GTGAGAACTACTGGGTGTTTGATGCAGAGATGCAGGTCCGAGGTCCGGAGTCCATCAGGGTTCTGGGTCTGAATGTGCCAGGGATCCAGGCGGCCCTGCGCTGGGGTCATGACCCAGACTACAACATCTACTTCTTCAGGTCGGGCAGCTACTGGAGGTTCAGCCCGACTCAGAACCGGGTTGACTCAGTCTACGCCCGCAGCATGCAGGACTGGAGTGGGATCCCGGATGACGTGGACGCCGCCTTCAGGGACATTTACG GCTACGCCCACTTCGTCCGGGGCCATCAGTACTGGAAGTTCGACCCAGTCGGGATGAACTCTCTGGAAGGCTACCCGCGCTACATTGGCATGGACTTCTTTGGCTGCAGGAGCA
- the mmp11a gene encoding stromelysin-3 isoform X1 — protein MWTPSAFTCVLALQLLQTALCVPARRGSRYPTAPVSDKHPDPKRRGRAPHAVLKDPGLTLNSSGSWDRPRCGVPDFPTQREVVYRHRQRRFVLYGGRLEKNDLTYRIVRFPWQMGEEKVRRVFREALKIWSDVTPLTFTEVHSGKADIRIDFTRYWHGDSLPFDGPGGILAHAFFPKTHRQGDIHFDYDESWTLGNHMGEQGSGHPSATSPSMAPHHGNHRPLSAGTDLLQVAAHEFGHVLGLQHSREPGAIMSAYYSFSYPLRLSDDDKRGIQYLYGTHPRVVPTPPPPPPPPSNPETNEILANPDACLSDFDAASMIRGELFFFKSGYVWRIRDGRLESGYPALASRHWTGIPDNVDAAFEDKAGNIWFFQGENYWVFDAEMQVRGPESIRVLGLNVPGIQAALRWGHDPDYNIYFFRSGSYWRFSPTQNRVDSVYARSMQDWSGIPDDVDAAFRDIYGYAHFVRGHQYWKFDPVGMNSLEGYPRYIGMDFFGCRSI, from the exons ATGTGGACTCCGTCAGCCTTCACGTGCGTCTTGGCGCTGCAACTCCTGCAGACCGCGCTCTGTGTTCCGGCCCGGAGGGGCAGCAGGTACCCGACAGCACCG GTCTCTGACAAGCACCCCGACCCGAAGAGGCGAGGACGGGCTCCTCACGCAGTTCTGAAAGATCCGGGCCTGACCCTCAACAGCTCGGGATCCTGGGACCGACCTCGCTGTGGTGTCCCAGACTTCCCCACCCAGAGGGAGGTGGTTTACCGACACCGGCAGCGCCGCTTCGTGCTGTATGGTGGGCGCCTGGAGAAGAACGACCTCACCTACAG GATTGTTCGCTTCCCGTGGCAGATGGGTGAGGAGAAGGTTCGGCGGGTTTTCCGTGAAGCTCTGAAGATCTGGAGCGACGTGACTCCGCTGACCTTCACAGAGGTCCACAGCGGGAAAGCCGACATCCGGATCGACTTCACCAG GTACTGGCACGGTGACAGCCTGCCCTTTGACGGCCCGGGTGGGATCCTGGCTCACGCCTTCTTCCCCAAAACACACCGCCAGGGCGACATTCACTTCGACTACGATGAGTCCTGGACACTGGGCAACCACATGGGTGAGCAGGGCTCGGGTCACCCTAGTGCCACGTCACCCTCTATGGCTCCTCACCATGGTAACCACCGACCCCTCTCTGCAGGCACTGACCTCCTGCAGGTGGCGGCGCACGAGTTCGGGCATGTGCTGGGACTGCAGCACTCACGGGAGCCGGGCGCCATCATGTCGGCGTACTACTCCTTCTCGTACCCGCTGAGGCTGAGTGATGACGACAAGCGCGGGATCCAGTATCTGTACGGGACGCACCCCCGCGTCGTGCCCACCCCCCCTCCGCCACCACCGCCGCCATCCAATCCCGAGACCAACGAGATCCTCGCCAAC CCGGACGCTTGCCTGTCCGATTTTGACGCCGCCTCCATGATCCGCGGCgagctcttcttcttcaagtCGGGGTACGTGTGGCGGATCCGGGACGGGCGGCTGGAGAGCGGCTACCCAGCACTGGCGTCCCGTCACTGGACGGGGATCCCTGACAACGTGGACGCTGCCTTCGAGGACAAGGCCGGGAACATCTGGTTCTTCCAGG GTGAGAACTACTGGGTGTTTGATGCAGAGATGCAGGTCCGAGGTCCGGAGTCCATCAGGGTTCTGGGTCTGAATGTGCCAGGGATCCAGGCGGCCCTGCGCTGGGGTCATGACCCAGACTACAACATCTACTTCTTCAGGTCGGGCAGCTACTGGAGGTTCAGCCCGACTCAGAACCGGGTTGACTCAGTCTACGCCCGCAGCATGCAGGACTGGAGTGGGATCCCGGATGACGTGGACGCCGCCTTCAGGGACATTTACG GCTACGCCCACTTCGTCCGGGGCCATCAGTACTGGAAGTTCGACCCAGTCGGGATGAACTCTCTGGAAGGCTACCCGCGCTACATTGGCATGGACTTCTTTGGCTGCAGGAGCA
- the mmp11a gene encoding stromelysin-3 isoform X3, protein MWTPSAFTCVLALQLLQTALCVPARRGSRYPTAPVSDKHPDPKRRGRAPHAVLKDPGLTLNSSGSWDRPRCGVPDFPTQREVVYRHRQRRFVLYGGRLEKNDLTYRIVRFPWQMGEEKVRRVFREALKIWSDVTPLTFTEVHSGKADIRIDFTRYWHGDSLPFDGPGGILAHAFFPKTHRQGDIHFDYDESWTLGNHMGTDLLQVAAHEFGHVLGLQHSREPGAIMSAYYSFSYPLRLSDDDKRGIQYLYGTHPRVVPTPPPPPPPPSNPETNEILANPDACLSDFDAASMIRGELFFFKSGYVWRIRDGRLESGYPALASRHWTGIPDNVDAAFEDKAGNIWFFQGENYWVFDAEMQVRGPESIRVLGLNVPGIQAALRWGHDPDYNIYFFRSGSYWRFSPTQNRVDSVYARSMQDWSGIPDDVDAAFRDIYGYAHFVRGHQYWKFDPVGMNSLEGYPRYIGMDFFGCRSI, encoded by the exons ATGTGGACTCCGTCAGCCTTCACGTGCGTCTTGGCGCTGCAACTCCTGCAGACCGCGCTCTGTGTTCCGGCCCGGAGGGGCAGCAGGTACCCGACAGCACCG GTCTCTGACAAGCACCCCGACCCGAAGAGGCGAGGACGGGCTCCTCACGCAGTTCTGAAAGATCCGGGCCTGACCCTCAACAGCTCGGGATCCTGGGACCGACCTCGCTGTGGTGTCCCAGACTTCCCCACCCAGAGGGAGGTGGTTTACCGACACCGGCAGCGCCGCTTCGTGCTGTATGGTGGGCGCCTGGAGAAGAACGACCTCACCTACAG GATTGTTCGCTTCCCGTGGCAGATGGGTGAGGAGAAGGTTCGGCGGGTTTTCCGTGAAGCTCTGAAGATCTGGAGCGACGTGACTCCGCTGACCTTCACAGAGGTCCACAGCGGGAAAGCCGACATCCGGATCGACTTCACCAG GTACTGGCACGGTGACAGCCTGCCCTTTGACGGCCCGGGTGGGATCCTGGCTCACGCCTTCTTCCCCAAAACACACCGCCAGGGCGACATTCACTTCGACTACGATGAGTCCTGGACACTGGGCAACCACATGG GCACTGACCTCCTGCAGGTGGCGGCGCACGAGTTCGGGCATGTGCTGGGACTGCAGCACTCACGGGAGCCGGGCGCCATCATGTCGGCGTACTACTCCTTCTCGTACCCGCTGAGGCTGAGTGATGACGACAAGCGCGGGATCCAGTATCTGTACGGGACGCACCCCCGCGTCGTGCCCACCCCCCCTCCGCCACCACCGCCGCCATCCAATCCCGAGACCAACGAGATCCTCGCCAAC CCGGACGCTTGCCTGTCCGATTTTGACGCCGCCTCCATGATCCGCGGCgagctcttcttcttcaagtCGGGGTACGTGTGGCGGATCCGGGACGGGCGGCTGGAGAGCGGCTACCCAGCACTGGCGTCCCGTCACTGGACGGGGATCCCTGACAACGTGGACGCTGCCTTCGAGGACAAGGCCGGGAACATCTGGTTCTTCCAGG GTGAGAACTACTGGGTGTTTGATGCAGAGATGCAGGTCCGAGGTCCGGAGTCCATCAGGGTTCTGGGTCTGAATGTGCCAGGGATCCAGGCGGCCCTGCGCTGGGGTCATGACCCAGACTACAACATCTACTTCTTCAGGTCGGGCAGCTACTGGAGGTTCAGCCCGACTCAGAACCGGGTTGACTCAGTCTACGCCCGCAGCATGCAGGACTGGAGTGGGATCCCGGATGACGTGGACGCCGCCTTCAGGGACATTTACG GCTACGCCCACTTCGTCCGGGGCCATCAGTACTGGAAGTTCGACCCAGTCGGGATGAACTCTCTGGAAGGCTACCCGCGCTACATTGGCATGGACTTCTTTGGCTGCAGGAGCA
- the LOC128762401 gene encoding probable G-protein coupled receptor 21, with amino-acid sequence MNSSSDPSESPSFCLLGYSLTLDTCVLEVTVILVLTVLIIAGNLVVIFVFHCAPLLHHHTTSHFIQTMAYADLLVGVSCLVPSFSLLHYLRGLNEELTCKVFGYMVSVLKSVSMASLACISVDRYIAITRPLSYATLVTPCRLRMCIVLIWLYSALVFLPSFFGWGKPGYHGDIFQWCADSWKTNPAFSTFIVALLYAPAALTVCFTYGSIFRICRQHTREITQRHARFSPPVEGDKGERCDGCPDKRYAMVLFRITSVFYVLWMPYILYFLLESAGLYHHKVASFLTTWLAISNSFCNCVIYSLSNSMFRKGLGRLFSPLLSWCHSCSTAKKAQVPVDRPV; translated from the coding sequence ATGAACTCTTCCTCTGACCCGAGCGAGTCGCCTTCCTTCTGCCTGCTGGGTTACTCCCTCACTCTGGACACCTGCGTGCTGGAGGTGACCGTCATCCTCGTCCTCACCGTGCTCATCATCGCTGGCAATCTGGTGGTGATCTTTGTCTTCCACTGCGCCCCCCTGCTGCACCACCACACCACCAGCCACTTCATCCAGACCATGGCATACGCCGACCTGCTGGTGGGCGTCAGCTGCCTGGTGCCCTCGTTCTCTCTGCTGCACTACCTCAGAGGGCTGAACGAGGAGCTCACCTGCAAGGTGTTCGGCTACATGGTGTCGGTGCTGAAGAGCGTCTCCATGGCGTCGCTGGCGTGCATCAGCGTGGACCGCTACATTGCCATCACTCGCCCTCTGTCTTACGCCACGCTTGTGACGCCCTGCCGCCTGCGGATGTGCATCGTCCTCATCTGGCTCTACTCCGCCCTTGTCTTCCTGCCATCTTTCTTTGGATGGGGGAAACCCGGTTACCACGGCGACATCTTTCAGTGGTGTGCCGACTCCTGGAAGACCAACCCCGCCTTCAGCACCTTCATCGTGGCTCTGCTTTACGCGCCGGCGGCGCTCACCGTCTGCTTCACCTATGGGAGCATATTCAGGATCTGCCGGCAGCACACGCGGGAGATCACACAGCGCCATGCCCGCTTCAGCCCGCCAGTAGAGGGCGACAAAGGGGAGCGATGTGACGGCTGTCCGGACAAACGCTACGCCATGGTACTGTTCCGGATCACGAGCGTCTTCTACGTGCTGTGGATGCCCTACATCCTGTACTTCCTGCTGGAGAGTGCCGGGCTCTACCACCACAAAGTTGCGTCCTTCCTCACCACGTGGCTGGCCATCAGCAACAGCTTCTGCAACTGTGTCATCTACAGCCTGTCCAACAGCATGTTCCGGAAGGGCCTGGGCAGACTCTTCAGCCCCCTCCTCTCCTGGTGCCACAGCTGCAGCACCGCCAAGAAGGCCCAGGTTCCTGTAGACCGTCCGGTCTGA
- the sh2d3cb gene encoding SH2 domain containing 3Cb isoform X1, translating into MIGHRKSSECSEQDHATLHHVCLLQQRIMNKKKLSLKWFGSLTNLSPRHNKSTSVHDGSCESAKSAEDGAPGSLVYACSSSMYSHVGTVPRRESQKKRTGKGREQGLRGGMDHVPDSPLLSALSTLSLSSSPLSAAARPLPDTPSLKPASPLTFQPDSCSADRRGRDEHGPAGDPSSMRGSAVSQDVYVPMDSISHGDKTHTKKVERADRPRDVMDGGGEYVKFSKEKFWLEPPTETLRKQLEEELKLSSSNLRSHAWYHGCIPWEVSESLVLAPGDFLLRDSESSHGDFVLTCHWNQKTNHFLVRRTVVQSGETYSRVQFSLEDEAFDSLPSLVHFYVGSKAALTQWSGARIHRPVNRTLPLSYLETAFHSGQEMAGRSSPASTLPRVDQTPADSYVYPASCNSPGSRSPCSSRAVSATPSPSSTLLRPLLDRDGTCYTELCPSSQSYVERLQVEDGVVELQLRSSEGNIYFSPVMETASSFSPRSYRSALMPEENKPLEVGILRRVKELLAEVDPGTAAEHITKCDCTVARILDVTSEVQKMMGVSSGMELLTLPHGRQLRLDLLERYQTMAITLAVDVLGCTGTTEERAALLHKLICVAAELKSNMGNMFGFAAIMRALELPQVTRLEQTWAALRQRHTDGAVLYEKTLRPFMKSLNEGRESCPLSSTCFPHILPLLALLEKSVAVGEGAEPWETLDAGVDVVMFHLGAARTVAQLGGVYRTNAENKLQGFQNRTDLSEIFNTDFQMRLLWGSRGAAETQVLRFAKFDQVLTALSNRLEPPGRSR; encoded by the exons ATGATCG gGCACAGGAAGTCAAGCGAGTGTAGCGAGCAAGATCATGCGACTCTTCATCACGTCTGTCTACTCCAGCAGAGAATAATGAACAAGAAAAAACTCA GCCTGAAGTGGTTCGGGAGTTTGACCAATCTCTCGCCCCGCCACAACAAGTCCACCTCGGTGCATGATGGGAGTTGTGAAAGTGCCAAGTCAGCGGAGGACGGTGCGCCCGGCAGCCTGGTCTACGCCTGCTCCAGCAGCATGTACTCCCACGTGGGCACAGTGCCGAGGAGGGAGTCTCAGAAGAAGAGGACGGGGAAGGGAAGGGAGCAGGGTCTGAGGGGGGGCATGGATCACGTCCCGGACTCGCCGCTCCTCAGCGCTCTGTCCACTCTCAGTCTCAGCAGCTCGCCACTCTCCGCTGCCGCCCGGCCACTGCCTGACACCCCGTCACTCAAGCCGGcttcacctttgacctttcAGCCCGACAGCTGCTCCGCTGACAGGCGGGGGAGGGACGAGCACGGACCTGCTGGAGACCCTTCCAGCATGAGAGGGTCAGCAGTGAGTCAGGATGTTTACGTGCCCATGGACTCCATCTCACACGGCGACAAGACTCACACTAAGAAAGTGGAGCGTGCTGACAG GCCACGGGACGTGATGGACGGTGGAGGAGAGTACGTGAAG TTCTCCAAAGAGAAGTTCTGGCTAGAGCCTCCGACGGAGACACTGaggaagcagctggaggaggagctgaagctgaGCAGCAGCAACCTGAGGAGTCACGCCTGGTACCACGGATGCATCCCCTGGGAG GTTTCAGAGAGCCTGGTGCTGGCCCCTGGAGACTTCCTGCTGCGGGACTCTGAGTCCAGTCATGGCGACTtcgtcctcacctgccactGGAACCAGAAGACCAATCATTTCCTGGTCAGGAGGACGGTTGTTCAGTCCGGCGAGACGTACAGTCGGGTCCAGTTCAGCCTGGAGGATGAGGCCTTTGACTCGCTCCCCTCCCTGGTTCACTTCTATGTGGGCAGCAAGGCCGCCCTGACACAATGGAGCGGCGCCCGGATCCACCGGCCGGTCAACAGGACGTTGCCCCTGAGTTATCTAGAGACGGCATTCCACTCCGGCCAGGAGATGGCCGGACGCAGCAG TCCGGCATCCACTCTCCCACGGGTCGACCAGACTCCAGCGGACTCGTATGTCTATCCTGCGTCCTGCAACT CTCCTGGATCGAGGAGCCCCTGCAGCAGCCGTGCAGTCAGCGCCACTCCCTCTCCCAGCAGCACCCTCCTCAGACCTCTGCTGGACCGGGATGGAACCTGCTACACTGAGCTTTGTCCCAGCAGCCAGAGCTATGTGGAAAGGCTGCAGGTAGAGGACGGTGTGGTGGAGCTCCAGCTCAGGTCATCAGAGGGGAACATCTACTTCTCCCCTGTGATGGAGAcggcctcctccttcagtcccCGGAGCTACCGGTCGGCCTTGATGCCCGAGGAAAACAAACCACTGGAGGTGGGGATCCTGAGGAGGGTGAAGGAGTTGCTGGCGGAGGTGGATCCCGGAACAGCTGCGGAGCACATCACCAAATGTGACTGCACG GTGGCCAGGATTCTGGATGTGACCTCAGAGGTCCAGAAGATGATGGGGGTCAGCTCGGGGATGGAGCTGCTGACCCTGCCTCACGGACGGCAGCTCAGACTGGACCTGCTGGAGCG GTACCAGACAATGGCGATCACGCTGGCGGTGGACGTCCTGGGCTGCACTGGGACCacggaggagagagcagctctgCTGCACAAGTTAATCTGCGTTGCCGCTGAGCTCAAGAGCAACATGGGAAACATGTTTGGATTCGCCGCCATCATGAGAGCGCTGGAGCTGCCACAG GTGACTCGTCTGGAGCAGACCTGGGCGGCGTTACGCCAGCGCCACACGGACGGCGCTGTCTTGTACGAGAAGACTCTCAGGCCTTTCATGAAGAGTCTGAATGAGGGACGAG AGAGCTGCCCTCTGTCCAGCACCTGCTTCCCTCACATCCTCCCGCTCCTGGCTCTGTTGGAGAAGAGCGTGGCGGTGGGCGAGGGGGCGGAGCCATGGGAGACCCTGGACGCTGGCGTGGACGTTGTCATGTTTCACCTTGGTGCTGCCCGGACCGTGGCCCAACTGGGTGGAGTCTACAGAACCAACGCTGAGAACAAACTGCAGG GGTTCCAGAACCGAACCGACCTCTCTGAGATCTTCAACACTGACTTCCAGATGAGGCTTCTGTGGGGGAGCAGGGGAGCAGCGGAGACTCAGGTGCTGCGGTTCGCCAAGTTTGACCAGGTGCTGACCGCCTTGTCCAACCGTCTGGAGCCGCCCGGACGATCACGCTGA
- the sh2d3cb gene encoding SH2 domain containing 3Cb isoform X2: MGEDSELRSDSGTRPRDVMDGGGEYVKFSKEKFWLEPPTETLRKQLEEELKLSSSNLRSHAWYHGCIPWEVSESLVLAPGDFLLRDSESSHGDFVLTCHWNQKTNHFLVRRTVVQSGETYSRVQFSLEDEAFDSLPSLVHFYVGSKAALTQWSGARIHRPVNRTLPLSYLETAFHSGQEMAGRSSPASTLPRVDQTPADSYVYPASCNSPGSRSPCSSRAVSATPSPSSTLLRPLLDRDGTCYTELCPSSQSYVERLQVEDGVVELQLRSSEGNIYFSPVMETASSFSPRSYRSALMPEENKPLEVGILRRVKELLAEVDPGTAAEHITKCDCTVARILDVTSEVQKMMGVSSGMELLTLPHGRQLRLDLLERYQTMAITLAVDVLGCTGTTEERAALLHKLICVAAELKSNMGNMFGFAAIMRALELPQVTRLEQTWAALRQRHTDGAVLYEKTLRPFMKSLNEGRESCPLSSTCFPHILPLLALLEKSVAVGEGAEPWETLDAGVDVVMFHLGAARTVAQLGGVYRTNAENKLQGFQNRTDLSEIFNTDFQMRLLWGSRGAAETQVLRFAKFDQVLTALSNRLEPPGRSR, encoded by the exons ATGGGGGAAGACTCGGAGCTGCGGTCCGACAGCGGCACACG GCCACGGGACGTGATGGACGGTGGAGGAGAGTACGTGAAG TTCTCCAAAGAGAAGTTCTGGCTAGAGCCTCCGACGGAGACACTGaggaagcagctggaggaggagctgaagctgaGCAGCAGCAACCTGAGGAGTCACGCCTGGTACCACGGATGCATCCCCTGGGAG GTTTCAGAGAGCCTGGTGCTGGCCCCTGGAGACTTCCTGCTGCGGGACTCTGAGTCCAGTCATGGCGACTtcgtcctcacctgccactGGAACCAGAAGACCAATCATTTCCTGGTCAGGAGGACGGTTGTTCAGTCCGGCGAGACGTACAGTCGGGTCCAGTTCAGCCTGGAGGATGAGGCCTTTGACTCGCTCCCCTCCCTGGTTCACTTCTATGTGGGCAGCAAGGCCGCCCTGACACAATGGAGCGGCGCCCGGATCCACCGGCCGGTCAACAGGACGTTGCCCCTGAGTTATCTAGAGACGGCATTCCACTCCGGCCAGGAGATGGCCGGACGCAGCAG TCCGGCATCCACTCTCCCACGGGTCGACCAGACTCCAGCGGACTCGTATGTCTATCCTGCGTCCTGCAACT CTCCTGGATCGAGGAGCCCCTGCAGCAGCCGTGCAGTCAGCGCCACTCCCTCTCCCAGCAGCACCCTCCTCAGACCTCTGCTGGACCGGGATGGAACCTGCTACACTGAGCTTTGTCCCAGCAGCCAGAGCTATGTGGAAAGGCTGCAGGTAGAGGACGGTGTGGTGGAGCTCCAGCTCAGGTCATCAGAGGGGAACATCTACTTCTCCCCTGTGATGGAGAcggcctcctccttcagtcccCGGAGCTACCGGTCGGCCTTGATGCCCGAGGAAAACAAACCACTGGAGGTGGGGATCCTGAGGAGGGTGAAGGAGTTGCTGGCGGAGGTGGATCCCGGAACAGCTGCGGAGCACATCACCAAATGTGACTGCACG GTGGCCAGGATTCTGGATGTGACCTCAGAGGTCCAGAAGATGATGGGGGTCAGCTCGGGGATGGAGCTGCTGACCCTGCCTCACGGACGGCAGCTCAGACTGGACCTGCTGGAGCG GTACCAGACAATGGCGATCACGCTGGCGGTGGACGTCCTGGGCTGCACTGGGACCacggaggagagagcagctctgCTGCACAAGTTAATCTGCGTTGCCGCTGAGCTCAAGAGCAACATGGGAAACATGTTTGGATTCGCCGCCATCATGAGAGCGCTGGAGCTGCCACAG GTGACTCGTCTGGAGCAGACCTGGGCGGCGTTACGCCAGCGCCACACGGACGGCGCTGTCTTGTACGAGAAGACTCTCAGGCCTTTCATGAAGAGTCTGAATGAGGGACGAG AGAGCTGCCCTCTGTCCAGCACCTGCTTCCCTCACATCCTCCCGCTCCTGGCTCTGTTGGAGAAGAGCGTGGCGGTGGGCGAGGGGGCGGAGCCATGGGAGACCCTGGACGCTGGCGTGGACGTTGTCATGTTTCACCTTGGTGCTGCCCGGACCGTGGCCCAACTGGGTGGAGTCTACAGAACCAACGCTGAGAACAAACTGCAGG GGTTCCAGAACCGAACCGACCTCTCTGAGATCTTCAACACTGACTTCCAGATGAGGCTTCTGTGGGGGAGCAGGGGAGCAGCGGAGACTCAGGTGCTGCGGTTCGCCAAGTTTGACCAGGTGCTGACCGCCTTGTCCAACCGTCTGGAGCCGCCCGGACGATCACGCTGA